The Bacteroidia bacterium genomic interval ACCCAGAATAAGGCAGGTAAAAATCCCTCTGTAAAATCCTTGATTACATCCTGCCTCATGGTCAGAAGTTTAGCCAGGTAAATCATCAAGGTGATTTTGGCCAGATCAGAAGGCTGGAAGGAAGTTCCAAAGATCGAGATCCATCGTGCAGTTTCATTGGTTTCACTTCCCGAGGCTATGGTGTAGATCAGCAAGGGAATGGTAACCAGCAAAAGGCCATTAGATAGTTTTGCAAAGATTCTATAGTTCAAGAGGTGAACAACAAACATGATCAGAAGTCCCGCTCCCAGGAGAAAGGCATGACGTAAAACCATTCCTTCAGTATCTCCACCGTAGATACGGTAAGCCCTCGCGCTTCCCGCACTATATAGTGCAAGAACACTCACCAAAACGATCATGAATACCGTTATCCAGATCATTTTGTCTCCTTTCAGTCTTGTTAAAATCCAACTCATGTCTTTCTTCTGTTAATTTTTTCCTGTTGAATCTTAGTCTTCCTTATTCTTTACTCTTGATAAAACTTCTTCTTTAAACTGCCTGCCCCGATCCTCATAGTTCTTAAAGAGGTCGAAACTGGCACATGCTGGAGAAAGTAGAACCGTATCGCCTTCTTCTGCCATTTCAGCTGCAAGGGCTAGTCCTTCTTTCATGCTCATGGCTTGCTGCAGGGGTTTGTCAAAGTTTTCTTCAAACTTCCTCTTGTCCTCCCCTAATACCACAATGCCTTTCACTTTCTTCTCAACCTCCTCTTTCAAATCACTGTAGTCATTTCCTTTGTCTACTCCTCCTGCCATCCAAATCAAAGGCCTGTCCATAGCTTCCAGCGCAAAAGCAAGCGCGTCTACATTGGTGGCTTTGGAATCATTTATATATCTCACTCCTTCAATCTCGGCTACCCATTCCAATCTGTGTTCGACTGGTTTGAATTCACAAAGCGCATCTTTAATCTTCTCTACTTCCACTCCGAAAGCCTGTACAGCCAGCAAAGCAGCTAAGGCATTGAGTTGATTATGTCGGCCAATCAGCTTGAGGTGGGTAAAGTCCAGAAATTCTGTTCCTCCTAATTGCAAGTGATTATTGGCTACCCATGCTTTAGATCCTTTGAGTTCTTTCAGGCTGAAGGGAAGTCGCTCTGCTTTAGGCTTTGCATCAAACAGCTGCTTGGCAATCTCTGTATCTTCCATCCAGTAGATCAGCTTGTTATTCTCTTCCTGATTCTCTGCGATTCGCATTTTTGCAGCTCCATATTTTTTGAGGCTGTAATTGTAGCGATCGAGATGGTCCGGGGTGATGTTGAGCAAAAGCGCGATTTCCGGCTTAAAGGTCTCGACATCATCCAATTGGAAAGAGCTGATTTCCAGCACATAGGCATCAAAAGATGCTTCTGCCAGCTGCCAGGCAAAACTTTTTCCGATATTTCCTGCCAATCCTACTTTTATACCTGCTGCATTCAAGAGGTGCCAAATGAGGGAAGTTGTGGTAGTTTTTCCATTGCTTCCGGTAATGGCAATCAATCGTGCGTCGGTATGAAGACTGGCAAATTCAATCTCGGAAATGATCCTGCCTCCTTCTCCTCTAATTTCTTGTATGATCCCTGCATGCTCCGGAATACCGGGGCTTTTTACGATCATATCTGCTTCAAAGAACTTTTCTTTTGTATGTTTTCCCTCTTCAAAAGGGATCTCTTTCTCTTCTAATATTTTTTTGAACCTTTCGGCGATATTTCCTGCATCTGATACCCATACCTCATAGCCTTCCTTTTGGGCCAAAATGGCTGCCCCAATTCCGCTTTCTCCAGCTCCCAGTATGGATACTTTCTTACTCATCTATCTCAGTTTCAAAGTTGCGAAGGCTACCAAAACGAGTAGGACTGCTACGATAAGAAAGCGAGCCACAATTTTTGCTTCGTGTAAACCTTTCTTTTCGTAATGGTGGTGAAGTGGAGCCATCAAAAAGACTCTTTTCCCTTCGCCTGTGCGTTTTTTGGTGTATTTAAAGTAGCTAACCTGTATGATGACAGATACTGCTTCAGCAATGAAGATTCCACAAAGAATCGGAATGAGTAATTCCTTTTTCACCATCAGTGCAAGTATTCCCAATGCTCCTCCCAGCGCCAAACTTCCCGTATCTCCCATGAATACCTGTGCCGGATAGGCATTGTACCAGAGGAATCCCAGACATCCACCGATTAGGGCTGTGGAATAAACCAACAGCTCTGCCGAGAGAGGGATATAACTGATATTCAGGTAAGTGGAAAACACAAAGTTTCCAGACACATAGGCAAACAATCCAAGACCTGCTCCTACGATAGCTGTAACACTGGAGGCCAAGCCATCAATTCCATCGGTAAGATTCACCGCATTGGAAACGAAGGTGATGATGAAGATCACTACCAGCAGATAGACCACTCGTCCCAGGATCTTCGGCTCAATGAAGTTCTGAAGTATGGGTACTTTGGAATAATCAAATACAAAGGATTTGAAGAATGGGAAATCTGTGATGTAGATAAAGCTTTCATCCTTAGGGCCGAAAAGCTCACTGGCAACCAGTTTGCGGTTGATGGCCGGGATATCCACTTCAAATTCTGTATTCATCAGGTTTCCTGCCAGGTCGTGAAAATCTCTCATGACCGTATAGGTCCCGATATCAATGTAATTTTCACCATCAGGCGCTTCTTCGTAGGCTACTCCATTTATTTTAACCAGCACATCACCCGGTCTGAATCCTACGTCCGTCAACAGCTTATTCGTTTTGATGACGTTTAGTTGAGTCAGGTTGGCTCTACTCCCCATAAAATCAGGGTGGTTGAGCATAACCAAGCCAACTACAATTCCTAAACCGACTTGTCCGACAATTTTGAATTTACCTTTCAATCCCGCTTTATCCTTCTTGAATACTTTTATGTAGTCGTCTACAAATCCAATGGCACCCATCCAAACTGTGCCCAGGAGAATCAACCATACGTAGCTGTTTTTGATGTCTGCCCACAAAAGGGTAGGAATCACTATGGCTGCTATGATGATAACCCCTCCCATAGTCGGGGTACCTGCTTTCGCCGCATGATCGGGTCCAGTATCCGAATCCCGGACAACTTCTCCGATCAGGTTCTTTCTCAATAAGTCAATGATCTTCTTGCCGATAAGCAAGGATATTATCAATGAAAAAATGATTGATAGTATCGCTCTGAAGGTGATAAATCGAAAAACACCAAAGCCAGGAATATCATAGAGTTCGTTCAGCCAGTCTAGAAAATAGTAAAGCATGTTTCGTTGTACATTTGGTTGATTGATAAATAAGAACGTGCTTCTAATTAAGCTTCCTGCTGTCTGTATTTTGTTGTATATCGCCTAAGCGTCATCATCTTTTGATTATTCGTTCATGGCTTCCATCAACACTTCGCGATCATCGAAAGGATGTCGCACTCCTTTGATTTCCTGATAGGTCTCATGACCTTTTCCGGCAACCAGAACGATGTCTTCGGGCCTTGCCAATTGGCAAGCGAGTCTAATCGCTTCTTTGCGGTTGCTGATTCTCAGTACTTTTCTTTGCAAAGGGAGTGGCACTCCTACATACATATCCTCGATGATTTGATCCGGGTCCTCATTGCGGGGATTATCAGAGGTCAAAATGATCTGCTCCGAATAATCTGTAGCAATTTTGGCCATTTTCGGCCGTTTAGTTTTATCCCGATTTCCCCCGCAGCCTACTACAGTCAGGATTCTGCCTTGCCCTTTATGGATGTCCTTCATTGTCCTCAAGACATTTTCCAGTGCATCCGGGGTATGTGCATAATCCACGATGGCAGTAAGTTTGTTTTGCCTCAACACTTCAAATCTTCCAGCGGCTCCTTCCAGCATACTCATTTCTCTTAGCACTTCCTGTGGTTCAAAACCCAGCTCAACGGCACAGGCATAAACCATCAGAAGATTGTAAGCATTGAAACTTCCCCTCAATCGAAACCAAACTTCAGACCTTCCTATCTGCAGGTTTAATCCTTCCAGTGCGTTTTCCAGAATCCTGGCGTGATAATCAACTGCTCGCTTTAGTGCGAAATACTTCACAACAGCTGATGTATTCTGTACCATGACCTTGCCATTTTTATCATCTGCATTGATGATGGCCACACTTTTTTTTCCCATCGAATCAAAGAGCATTTTCTTGGCCTGGATATAGGCTTTAAAAGTGCTGTGATAATCCAGATGGTCGTGGGTAATATTGGTAAACATTCCCACGCGGAAGGGTATACCTGCTACTCGATCCTGATCAAGTGCATGACTGCTCACTTCCATGAAACAGTACTCACAACCTGCTTCCAGCATCTTTGCGAACAATTGATGCAAAGATTTGGGATCAGGGGTTGTATGGGTAGCATGAACTACTTCGTTTCCGATGCGGTTCTCTATGGTAGAAACAAGTCCGGTCTTTATCCCCAGGCCGGTAAACAACTGGTACAAGAGCGTAACCGAAGTTGATTTTCCGTTGGTACCTGTGATACCAATCAGAGAGAGCTTTTGGGCTGGGTTTCCGAAGAAATTTGCCGATATATAGGCTAAAGCCCGTGAACTTTTTTCTACCTGTACCCAAGTAATCCCCGGTGCAGGATGATCAGGAAGCTGCTCCAGCACTACGGCTGAGGCTCCCTTTGCTATCGCCTTGTCAATGAACGCATGCCCGTCTACTTGTGTGCCTTTAACGGCTATAAACAAGTGGCCCTCTTCTACTTTTCTGGAATCGAAATGAAAATCTCCGATTTCGATTCCCGCGTCTCCCTGTATCTGCTTTACCTGAACATTACTGAGTAAGTCTTGCAGTTTCATATTCAGCTAAGAAACAGGGTTATTCTTGCCTGATCTGTAAACTTGTAACCGGGCAGTAAAGACTGCCTCCGTACACGGCCTATTCCTCTTAGAGTTACTTCAACTCCCATATTTTCGAGGAGGTTGATTGCATCTCTACTAGTCATGCCTTTGAGATCAGGGATTATATTTTCTTCCATCTCAAGCTTTTGGGTACGATATCTTGCGCTATCCACAAATGCCTGGATCCATTCTTCATTTTCTATGTTTTTGACCGGGATTTGAAGACTGGCAAAAACTTCTTTCGCACTATTCGCTTCAATCTTCGGGGCATTGGGGAATGGATTTGAATTTTCCGTATCCAATGGCTCGGCTTCAATCCCATTATCCATCCGATATACTTCCTGTGCAATGCGGCGGAAAATCGGAGCTGCTACACTCGCACCAGAACTGGTACCAGCATCTGGCTCGTCAACCATGATAAAGAGCGTATATCTGGGGTCATTGGCGGGGAAAAATCCACCGAATGAAGCCCTGTATTTTCTGATATATCCGTATTTGCCCGTTTTCTTTGCAGTACCGGTTTTACCCGCCACCTCAAAAGGCATATTTCTAAATTGTCTCTTTGCTGTGCCATCCCGTACTACCAACTTCATCATTTCTCTCACTGCTACTGCTACCTCAGGGCTACACATTTGCTCCGTCACTACCTCAGGTGCATATGCCTGGATCACATTTCCGTTGTCGGAAACTTGCTTGATGATCCATGGACGCATCAGTTTTCCTTTATTAGCTATACCGTTATAGAAAGAAGCCATTTGCATAGCGGTAACTCCAATCGAGTAGCCGTAAGCGAGGTTAGGCAAGGTAAAACTGGTGTAATCTTCATGGCCGGGCTCAATGATCAAGGGATTAGGTTCCCCTTTGATCTGCTGATTAGGCTTTTGGTAGAATCCAAAGTTTTTCAAGTGCTCGTAGAAACGCTCGGGATTCCCTCCGAAGTATTTTTGGACGATCTTAGCGATTCCAATGTTGGAGGATTCTTTGATCACCTCTTCAAGGGTAATGATTCCAAATGCATGACCATTATCCGAAATCTCCTTATCGTCAAGCATCATTTTACCATTGCCGGTATCAACTGAATCACAAACATCGAAGAGTTCGTCCTGCAAGAGAGCCGTTGCAGAGGCAATTTTGAAAGTCGATCCTGGCTCATAGCGTGTTGCAAGGGCCTGGTTATAGGTTTCAGGATAATTGGCAAGCGCCTTTACCTTTCCAGTTTCTACTTCAATTAAAATAGCAGTCCCGGACTGGGCATAATGACGGGTAACGCCGTCTTTCAGTGCTGACTCGACTACATCCTGTAGATCGACGTCCAGAGTTGTGGTAATATCGTAGCCATCATGTGCTCTTATTTCACCAAATTGATCGAGGGGCAAATAAGAATCTCCGACTACTTTTTGAGCAAGGACATAGCCATCGCGTCCACGCAATTCTCTATTAAAAGAATGCTCGATACCGCGAATACCTAAGGTATCATCCGCTAATTGTCCTAATGTAACCCGCGCCATATCATTAAAAGGATAAAAGCGCTCGTTTCGGAATTTTTCAACGACTAAACCTGCTTCCCAGCGTCCCCGGCGAAGGATGGGCCAGTTTTTAACCGTCTGCAATTCCTGAAAATTGATCTTTTTGCGAAGAAGATAGACGTGGCGATCTCCTTCGGCCATAGCAGTGCGTACCTTTTGGTAAACGCGAGTATGAGCCAGCGAATCCTCTTCCAAGTCAAAGAATTGATCCGCCATCAGACTGGATAAATGTTTCAAAGAGTCATCAAAATTGTCCCACTTGGTGGAATCAATAATTGAGGGGTCCAGGGCGATTTTGTAGAAAGGGATGGAGGTTGCCATGATGGTTCCTTTCTCATCCAAAATATTTCCACGATCAGCTACCAGCTTTTTAATAGAAATCTGTCCTTCTTCCAATTCCTTCTCGGACCAATAGGTAGAATTGAACTGCAATCCGACCACGCGCAGAATGATCATCAGTCCCATCAATAGGAAGAGACCGAAGAGCATGTACACTCGTGATAATATGTTGTCGGATACTTTCTTCATGCCAGATATCTTTTTATAGGGTTATGGATATGAATCTTTTTCATATCCAGGTTAAAGCGTAAAGAATGAGAGGGAAAAGCTGTGTCTGTGTCTGTTTCTGTTGATGGTTATTCAGTATTCGATTTGGTCTTGATCAATTTGTACGGGGGCTGTGCCAGTGGCCGTAGCCCTAAAGTGTCTACTGCGGGTTTTAACTCGGAGAACCTGGTCCCGGCACTCAAGGTAGATTTCCGAAGCAAGTATTTGGATTTCAGGTCCTTCACATCTTTCTCCAGCATTTCTATTTCCTTTACTTGCCGTTCTGCGTAATGTGTGTTTCCGATATACAGCATACCAATCAGAGCAAGGAAGATGATGAATCTCAGATAATCATCTACGCGTTTAACCGAAAGGCCTTTTTTGCCTTTGGCAGCCACCCCGTTTATCAGGGGTCCATTCTGCTTTTTTCGGTTTTTACTGATCACTTGCATGATATATTCAGTTCACGTTTTTGTGTTTCTATTTTCTTTCTACTGCCCTCAGCCTCGCACTTCTCGCCCTGTTATTCTCGTCGATCTCTAGCTGCGAAGCCTGAATCGCCTTTCTTGTTATTTTCTTCCAGGGACTCAAATCATTTCCGTAGAAATCTTTTTCCACTTTTCCAGCAAGATTTCCACTCCTGAAAAAATTCTTGACCATCCGGTCTTCCAGGGAGTGATATGCCATGACTACAAATCTTCCTCCGGGCTTCAGGATATTGAGGGAAGCGAGCAAAAGCTTTTCTAAAGCCTCCATTTCCTGATTTACCTCTATTCGAAGGGCTTGGTACACTTGAGCCAGAAATTTTGCCCTTCTTTTGTGAGGAATGGCCGACTGAAGAATATTCTCCAATTGACCCGTAGTCCTGATCTCCTCTGATGCCCTCCGCTCTACGACCAGATGTTGAACCTTTTTTGCATTGGGCAATTCGCCGTATACTTTAAAGATTCTGTAGAGCTCCGACTCCTCATATGTATTCAAAATCTCTGCAGCTGTGATTCCTTCACTTGTATTCATCCTCATATCCAGGGGCGCATCAAAACGATAGCTAAATCCCCGCTCCGCTGTATCAATCTGATGAGAAGAAATCCCCAAATCCGCAATGATTCCATCTACTCCTTTTATTTGCTGCGCTTCAAGCGCAGATTCAATGAACGCAAAGTTGCTCGCCACAAATTCCAACCGCTCGTCTTCCAATAGATTCCGTTTCGCATCAGCATCCTGATCAAAAGCGATCAGCTTGCCTCCTTCCAGCCTTGAGAGAATTTCTCTCGAGTGGCCTCCTCCCCCGTACGTTACATCGACATAAATTCCATTGGGATCAATGGAAAGCAGCTCAATGGTCTCTTTCAGCATGACCGGCACATGATAAGGAGTCATTATTGTCCTCCTTCCCCTGAACCCAGGTCTTTCATGACTTCTTCAGCAAGCATTCCAAAATCGTATCCGGGATCTTCCATCCAGCCTTCAAAGGCGTTTTTGTCCCAGATCTCCACCCGGTCGCTTTGAGCTTCCAAGACCAATGCTTTTCCCAAGCCTGCATGCTCGATCAAAAAACTGGTTAGCAAAACTCTTCCACTTCCATCCAGCTGCACTTCTCTCGCTCCACTAAAGAACATCCGCTGAAAAGCCCTACGCTTGGGGTCATAGCTATTTAAAGCGCGAATCTTGGCAGATTCTTTTTCCCAAACCGCCAAGGGCCATAAAACCAGACACTTGTCCAAGCCGCGGTTAATTACGAAATCATTTTGTTGATCCTCGGGCAATTGCTTACGAAGACCTGAAGGCATCAAGAAGCGGCCTTTAGCGTCCAGTTTACAATGATATTCTCCGATTAATGATTTCATTCGTCAATGTACTTTCGGAATCAACGACATAAAGAAAAGCATTTTTCCCACTTTTTCCCACTTTTATACACATTTTTTACACAATATGTTCCACTTTATGTATTGATGCTAACAATAATGGAAATTATTTTTTATTATCCAACTTAATTAGCACAATACGCCAACATCTTTGGCTATTTAGCAAATATTATTACTAAACAGCTTAGGATATCGGGGCGAAAAGTGGAGAAGAGTGGAGAATCCGAACCTGATTTGGTCCAAATCCGAAGAAGATTTGAAAAAATTGCCCATTTCTATGCACGTTTTTACTCACATGCGGTTTCACAATTACATGATCATTTGATCAATTCCGCATGATTCAGTAGTAAGACAATGTGAAAGGGGAAATTGCATGGAGGACCCTTACGCGCGGCCCCCATTTCCCTTAAAAAGGAAATGAGCGCGCGGGGCCAAATCGAAGATTTACTATAATATACTATTGGAAATAGGACATGCAGGGTCGTTCCTCTCTTAAGGGGAACGGGCTTGTGGCGGAGGGATACAAAAAATACGGCAGCCCTTGCGGACTGCCGTTCCTGATTTCTTGTATGTATGTTTGTTTGCTAGTTCAGGCTGAGCTCCTCAGTCTGAGTAGTTTTGCCAGCATATACACGGAAGGTGTATGTTCCTTTGGCAAAGCCGTCGAAGCGGAAAGTTCTGGAACCGTCTTTGTTCAATTCGATAGTATCATCGAACATAACGCTTCCTCTCTTGTCCTCAACATAAACGTAGATCTCTTTGATCTCCGGATTGTCAATTTGCAAAAGCACTTTTCCACTTCCTTCAAAAGTGGTCAGCTGGGCCGTGAAGTCTTTTTGATCCTTGATACGAAGAATCTCCAACTTCTCTGTCTTTCTCCAGCCTTTACCTGAAAACTCGATGAAGTACTCACCTTCAGGCAAATTTGCAAAGTCGTAAAGTTTGGCGAATTCAAGGGTACTTTTGAATTCCTCTGAATAAAGCTTCTCCTTGTACTTGTCATAGATTCGCAGCCATACGTTTTCCATTTGTTCTCCCTGGAAAAAGATCCTGTAACGATCTCCCTTGACTGCCTGAACCTTGATCATAGGATCAGACTCCGAAATACTCACACGCGTAGTAAAGTCATTTGCTGTTGCGGTAGCCATTTTTACCATAAAAAGTACTACCATTGCATACTTGAAAAATTTCATAACAAATGATTTTTGCTTTATTGTTTAACTCGGGAGTAAAGCAACGTCACATTTATTAATAATGCAAATTATTTATGTATTTTTTATTGATTTAATAATTATTCATTAATTTTTTAACAAATTATTAATATTAGCAATTAATTCTTTAGCAGCTTCTTATATAAGATCTCGCCTTCACTTTCCAATTTCAGGAAATACACTCCCAGACTGAGTTTATCTGTTGCTATTGTGTACTGATAGCTACTTTGTGAATCCGAACTCTCTTCTATTTTCCTAATCAAACGTCCCTGCATATCTAGTAATTCCAAACTAAAAGAAGCATTATTCGGGATTTTCACTTCTATATTTATAAAGTTCCTAATCGGATTGGGATCAGCCTTTAATCCAAAAGATGCATTGATAAAAACAGTACGCACCTCTGAATAACTATAGTTCCCATCCACTTCGATCTCTTTCAATCTATAATAGAGTTTCCCTTCTGGGGGACTTTGATCCGTAAACGAATAGGTCTCATTACTTCCTTTCGCCAATACTCTCCCTACCCTTTCAAACATCTGTCCATCAATGCTCCTTTCTATTTGAAAGAAATCACTGCCTGTTTCTACAGTCGTTTTCCACCTCAGTTCAACTTTCGCATTTCTTTCATAGGCTACAAAGGATTCATATTCTACTGCCAGGGTAGAAGAACTTTGTTCAACATACTGAGACAGCAAATGGATATAAGCAGCCTGATAATAAATTGCCGGTTCCGTGATTTGCCAGGAATCCTGTGGCCAGGACGTATTCCAATCTAAATAAGATTTCTGCGCAGGTTGGTCCTGCGGAGGAGAGAAGTATCCCTGAGAAGGCGCATAACTGGGATTAGGGCCACCGGAAAGATATCCGGGAACAGGTCCCACCGAAGAAGTTTGCGCATTATCATACACGGTTCCATCCCCAAACCAGGCATGGTAGATTTCATTTATTGAATTCTCAGCACCAAAATCTTTCATATTGCTGAGAAAAACCAGATTCATCGGATTTACCCCATGCATAAAATGAATGTATCCAGCAGCTCCATTTTTAAAATCCTCCTTTTGGTCATCATTGGCTGCCAGGTCATAATAAACCATATTATTCATAATCACCCCAGTATGGGATTTGACCTGATTACTTCCCCAGACATAATCCTGATCAGCTAAATAGGCCCGATAAGGGTCAGATCCATTTTGATAAGCCGGCAATAAGCCCGCATTTCCACTACTGGCCGAATTGATGAAGTTATTTTTAATGGCATTGGCGACCGTGGGAGTAGCACTACCATTATTAGCATAATACAAAAGTGCATCCTGGTAAACATTCTCATAGGGATACCAGAAGTTCCATTGCAGGGCATGAATGTCTGCATAATTTGCATCTACAAAGGATTTATATTGAGCTTCTCCAGTTTTAATGAAAAGGTAAACGGCAGTAGCGAATTTTGTTGCATCCTGGTCGTATTCACTGACTTCAGGATTTGCGCTTTGAAAACCGCTATTGTCATAAAAGGAAGCTGCAGGATTATTTTGTATCCAGTTCCAGGCTTTCACAGCTCTTGCCAGGAGGGTATCTCCATAGGTCTGCATGCCTGCATCTGACAAAGAACCAAATATGATAGAAGCTTTGGCGAAATTGCTAGCGAGGGTTAAAGTTGCAGATGCCTGTGCAGGTCCATATCTGCGGAAAGCATTGTCTGAAGTCGGAGGACTGGAAGCGGCAAAATCGGTTACCGAGACTTTCATCAAACCACTTCCATCTGCTTCCTGCATTTTCAATAGCCAATCCAATTCCCATTTGATTTCGTCCAGCAAATCCGGGATGCCATTTCCAGATTCTGGTATATTAAAGTCGTCTGTCCAGATGTCGGGATTCTTTTCATAAGCCGAAAGGAGATTGTGAACTACGGTATGGGTAAAATTCACATACTTATTATAATCTCCTGCATCATACCAGCCTCCACTCAAATCTTTGGAAGTTGATGCCAGGGGATTGCTAACCAGTCGACAATCCAGATCTTGTTCTGTACCCAAATGACTGGCACCATCTGACCATTTTGCATCGGTATAGGGAGCTTGTTTGGCGAAACCACTTCTTTGGTAGAAGAAAGTTCGTACGGCTTGTTTTAGAACTTCTGTATAGACATCCTCTCCTATTTTAAAGGGAAAGGAGGCTACATCATTGCCAGGATCATAGATATAATATTCTCCCGGCACATTGAGGGAGCTAAAATCAAACCACCAGGCCTTATCTCCACTTTGATTATGGGTAGCCCCTCCGTTCCAGCTAGTGATGGTCCCTGAAAGAATAAGATTCTGATCCGGATAGGAGCGAACTTCATAGGTATTTCCCGGGCTAAAGGATTCATTGGAATTGAAACCCATTTGTGGATCGCTAATTACAGCGACTTTTTCTGCATCTGGCAGATAGCCGAATTGATCAATATGGATATGAGGGGAAGGAGTAGGAAGTTGAGCGTAAACTGCGATAATCTGGCAACAAAGGAGGAAAGAGAGTAAAGAATGTCGCAAATACATATAGCTTTTCAAAGGTTAATTGAAGCAAATCTTGAGCATAAACTGTTGAATAGGGGTAATCAGGATGTAGCAAATGAGCTTTTGCTATAGAGACTAAACTAAAAAGTTTTCCGGAATGTTGGGATGCTCGTACTAAGGTTTTCAGAATTGGTAAAGGGGGGAGATGTTTTCACGTATTCTGGAGTTCTTGTGTTCTGGTTTAGGGATAACTCTCTAGAACATGAGAACACATGAACACCGGAGCACCTCCTTAGCTCATGACTTGATATGCTACGAAAGCAGCCACATAGGCCATAAGAGTCAAATAGGTCAACATAATAAAGACCCAGAAATTACCTAGCTCCTTTTGGGTGACGGCCAGCGTACTCATGCATTGCATCGCAATGGCGAAGAAGATGATGAGTGAAAGGACTACAGCTGGTGTATATAAGGGTGAGCCATCGGGCTTTTTCTCTGCTCGCATACGATCT includes:
- the murD gene encoding UDP-N-acetylmuramoyl-L-alanine--D-glutamate ligase — its product is MSKKVSILGAGESGIGAAILAQKEGYEVWVSDAGNIAERFKKILEEKEIPFEEGKHTKEKFFEADMIVKSPGIPEHAGIIQEIRGEGGRIISEIEFASLHTDARLIAITGSNGKTTTTSLIWHLLNAAGIKVGLAGNIGKSFAWQLAEASFDAYVLEISSFQLDDVETFKPEIALLLNITPDHLDRYNYSLKKYGAAKMRIAENQEENNKLIYWMEDTEIAKQLFDAKPKAERLPFSLKELKGSKAWVANNHLQLGGTEFLDFTHLKLIGRHNQLNALAALLAVQAFGVEVEKIKDALCEFKPVEHRLEWVAEIEGVRYINDSKATNVDALAFALEAMDRPLIWMAGGVDKGNDYSDLKEEVEKKVKGIVVLGEDKRKFEENFDKPLQQAMSMKEGLALAAEMAEEGDTVLLSPACASFDLFKNYEDRGRQFKEEVLSRVKNKED
- the mraY gene encoding phospho-N-acetylmuramoyl-pentapeptide-transferase; the encoded protein is MLYYFLDWLNELYDIPGFGVFRFITFRAILSIIFSLIISLLIGKKIIDLLRKNLIGEVVRDSDTGPDHAAKAGTPTMGGVIIIAAIVIPTLLWADIKNSYVWLILLGTVWMGAIGFVDDYIKVFKKDKAGLKGKFKIVGQVGLGIVVGLVMLNHPDFMGSRANLTQLNVIKTNKLLTDVGFRPGDVLVKINGVAYEEAPDGENYIDIGTYTVMRDFHDLAGNLMNTEFEVDIPAINRKLVASELFGPKDESFIYITDFPFFKSFVFDYSKVPILQNFIEPKILGRVVYLLVVIFIITFVSNAVNLTDGIDGLASSVTAIVGAGLGLFAYVSGNFVFSTYLNISYIPLSAELLVYSTALIGGCLGFLWYNAYPAQVFMGDTGSLALGGALGILALMVKKELLIPILCGIFIAEAVSVIIQVSYFKYTKKRTGEGKRVFLMAPLHHHYEKKGLHEAKIVARFLIVAVLLVLVAFATLKLR
- a CDS encoding UDP-N-acetylmuramoyl-L-alanyl-D-glutamate--2,6-diaminopimelate ligase, with the protein product MKLQDLLSNVQVKQIQGDAGIEIGDFHFDSRKVEEGHLFIAVKGTQVDGHAFIDKAIAKGASAVVLEQLPDHPAPGITWVQVEKSSRALAYISANFFGNPAQKLSLIGITGTNGKSTSVTLLYQLFTGLGIKTGLVSTIENRIGNEVVHATHTTPDPKSLHQLFAKMLEAGCEYCFMEVSSHALDQDRVAGIPFRVGMFTNITHDHLDYHSTFKAYIQAKKMLFDSMGKKSVAIINADDKNGKVMVQNTSAVVKYFALKRAVDYHARILENALEGLNLQIGRSEVWFRLRGSFNAYNLLMVYACAVELGFEPQEVLREMSMLEGAAGRFEVLRQNKLTAIVDYAHTPDALENVLRTMKDIHKGQGRILTVVGCGGNRDKTKRPKMAKIATDYSEQIILTSDNPRNEDPDQIIEDMYVGVPLPLQRKVLRISNRKEAIRLACQLARPEDIVLVAGKGHETYQEIKGVRHPFDDREVLMEAMNE
- a CDS encoding penicillin-binding protein → MKKVSDNILSRVYMLFGLFLLMGLMIILRVVGLQFNSTYWSEKELEEGQISIKKLVADRGNILDEKGTIMATSIPFYKIALDPSIIDSTKWDNFDDSLKHLSSLMADQFFDLEEDSLAHTRVYQKVRTAMAEGDRHVYLLRKKINFQELQTVKNWPILRRGRWEAGLVVEKFRNERFYPFNDMARVTLGQLADDTLGIRGIEHSFNRELRGRDGYVLAQKVVGDSYLPLDQFGEIRAHDGYDITTTLDVDLQDVVESALKDGVTRHYAQSGTAILIEVETGKVKALANYPETYNQALATRYEPGSTFKIASATALLQDELFDVCDSVDTGNGKMMLDDKEISDNGHAFGIITLEEVIKESSNIGIAKIVQKYFGGNPERFYEHLKNFGFYQKPNQQIKGEPNPLIIEPGHEDYTSFTLPNLAYGYSIGVTAMQMASFYNGIANKGKLMRPWIIKQVSDNGNVIQAYAPEVVTEQMCSPEVAVAVREMMKLVVRDGTAKRQFRNMPFEVAGKTGTAKKTGKYGYIRKYRASFGGFFPANDPRYTLFIMVDEPDAGTSSGASVAAPIFRRIAQEVYRMDNGIEAEPLDTENSNPFPNAPKIEANSAKEVFASLQIPVKNIENEEWIQAFVDSARYRTQKLEMEENIIPDLKGMTSRDAINLLENMGVEVTLRGIGRVRRQSLLPGYKFTDQARITLFLS
- the rsmH gene encoding 16S rRNA (cytosine(1402)-N(4))-methyltransferase RsmH, producing MTPYHVPVMLKETIELLSIDPNGIYVDVTYGGGGHSREILSRLEGGKLIAFDQDADAKRNLLEDERLEFVASNFAFIESALEAQQIKGVDGIIADLGISSHQIDTAERGFSYRFDAPLDMRMNTSEGITAAEILNTYEESELYRIFKVYGELPNAKKVQHLVVERRASEEIRTTGQLENILQSAIPHKRRAKFLAQVYQALRIEVNQEMEALEKLLLASLNILKPGGRFVVMAYHSLEDRMVKNFFRSGNLAGKVEKDFYGNDLSPWKKITRKAIQASQLEIDENNRARSARLRAVERK
- a CDS encoding FtsL-like putative cell division protein; the encoded protein is MQVISKNRKKQNGPLINGVAAKGKKGLSVKRVDDYLRFIIFLALIGMLYIGNTHYAERQVKEIEMLEKDVKDLKSKYLLRKSTLSAGTRFSELKPAVDTLGLRPLAQPPYKLIKTKSNTE